From one Chanodichthys erythropterus isolate Z2021 chromosome 3, ASM2448905v1, whole genome shotgun sequence genomic stretch:
- the mpp3a gene encoding MAGUK p55 subfamily member 3, giving the protein MKEAMPVLSAGAGLHETLALLTSQLRPDANHKEDMVFLKDVFSERSLSYLMKIHEKLRQYERQSPTPVLHSASTLAEDVAEELQSGPMSVEEKELLHLLTSPHLKAVLSVHDTVAQKNFDPVLPPLPDDFEDELDEDSVKIVRLVKNKEPLGATIRRDESTGAVIVARIMKGGAADRSGLVHVGDELREVNGSSVMHKRPDEISQLLSQSQGSITLKIIPAIKEEDKLKESKVYMRALFDYTPLEDKATPCQEAGLPFKRGDVLQVVSQDDQTWWQAKRVGDCSLRAGLIPSKQFQERRLAYRIKMGTLQNSKSPKKTVYDQGCDKEDCDCEGYFNGQYIAGLRRSFRLSRKDRRGSSGEASVTDQNDTEFLTYEEVTRYQQRPNERPRLVVLIGSLGARINELKQKVIAENPHRYAVAVPHTTRPKKSHEKEGVEYHFVTKQAFDTDAQNNKFIEYGEYKENLYGTSIEAIRSVQAKNKMCLVDVQPEALKALRTAEFKPYVIFVKPRIPESRRRRSAGTSPGGGEHGRITEEELQEMRLSAQQIDQQYGHLVDRVLIKEDTASASAELRSILERLERETFWVPLSWVKA; this is encoded by the exons ATGAAAGAAGCCATGCCAGTCCTCTCTGCAGGAGCAG GGTTGCATGAGACGCTTGCCCTGCTGACCTCACAGCTGCGTCCAGATGCCAATCACAAAGAGGACATGGTCTTCCTCAAAGATGTCTTCAGTGAGAGGAGTCTCAGCTACCTGATGAAG ATCCATGAGAAGTTGCGTCAATATGAAAGGCAGAGCCCCACCCCAGTTCTCCACAGTGCCTCCACTCTGGCAGAGGAT GTGGCAGAGGAGTTGCAAAGTGGACCGATGAGCGTTGAGGAAAAAGAACTTCTACATTTGTTGACATCACCTCATCTCAAG GCGGTTCTGTCAGTTCATGACACAGTGGCGCAGAAGAATTTTGACCCTGTGCTGCCTCCTCTTCCTGACGACTTTGAGGATGAACTAGATGAGGACTCTGTCAAGATCGTCCGCCTAGTTAAAAACAAAGAGCCACTG gGTGCCACTATTCGGCGGGATGAATCCACCGGGGCCGTGATTGTAGCTCGGATCATGAAGGGAGGGGCTGCAGACAGGAGTG GTCTGGTGCATGTCGGTGATGAACTGAGAGAAGTCAACGGCAGCTCTGTAATGCACAAGAGACCAGATGAGATCAGTCAACTACTG tcACAATCACAAGGTTCTATCACACTGAAAATCATCCCAGCAATCAAAGAGGAGGACAAGCTGAAAGAGAGCAAG GTCTACATGCGGGCACTGTTCGATTACACTCCATTGGAGGACAAAGCCACGCCATGTCAGGAGGCAGGGCTTCCGTTTAAACGTGGAGACGTCCTGCAGGTGGTCAGTCAAGATGATCAGACGTGGTGGCAGGCCAAGAGAGTGGGAGACTGCAGCCTACGTGCAGGACTCATCCCATCCAAACAGTTTCAGGAGAG GCGGTTAGCCTACAGAATAAAAATGGGCACTCTTCAAAACTCCAAGTCTCCCAAAAAAACTGTCT ATGACCAGGGATGTGATAAAG AAGACTGTGACTGTGAGGGCTATTTCAATGGACAGTACATAG CCGGTTTAAGGAGAAGTTTCCGTCTAAGTCGGAAGGACCGTCGTGGATCTTCAGGAGAGGCCAGTGTTACTGACCAGAATGACACAGAGTTCCTGACCTATGAAGAAGTGACACGTTACCAGCAGAGGCCCAATGAGAGACCCCGATTAGTAGTTCTCATTG GTTCTCTGGGAGCACGCATCAATGAGCTGAAGCAAAAGGTCATTGCAGAAAATCCCCATCGCTACGCCGTGGCTGTGCCCC ACACCACACGGCCCAAAAAGAGCCACGAGAAGGAAGGAGTAGAGTACCACTTTGTGACTAAGCAGGCCTTTGATACAGATGCACAGAATAACAA ATTTATAGAGTATGGAGAGTATAAGGAGAATCTATATGGGACCAGTATAGAGGCCATCCGCTCTGTTCAAGCCAAGAACAAGATGTGTCTGGTAGATGTACAGCCTGAG GCTCTGAAGGCCCTGCGGACAGCCGAATTCAAGCCTTATGTCATATTTGTAAAACCACGAATCCCAGAGAGTCGTAGACGCCGCAGTGCCGGCACCTCGCCGGGAGGAGGTGAACATGGCCGAATCACA GAAGAGGAACTGCAGGAAATGCGTCTGTCTGCGCAGCAGATAGATCAACAATATGGTCATCTAGTGGATCGGGTCCTGATTAAGGAGGACACTGCCAGTGCCAGCGCAGAACTACGTAGCAtcctggagagactggagcgggagACCTTCTGGGTTCCTTTGAGCTGGGTCAAGGCCTAG